The genomic DNA CGTCACGACGGACCAGGTGACCGGCATCGGAACCTTCACGTTCAAAAACTTCGAGGTCGGAGGCAACATCATCGAACTCGATTTCAACGACAACAGCATCCCTCAGTTCAGCGACATGTTCATCGTGTTTGTCGGCTTCCTGCCGGGGACTGATGCCTTGAATTTCTCCTCGATTGGACAAACGGTTAACGTCTCAGCGCTGGGTCAAAATGCACTGCCCGCGACGGACGTGCCCGCCTCGACCTATACATCCTGGGCGAATGCTGTCCCTTGGATGCCGGTCGACGGCGCGATCAATTCGTTTGGTGGCGTCACACGTATTGACTCGCTCGAAACCGGCCCGCTCGGACTGTTTCAGCAACTCGGCCGGGGTGGGCATGGCACGGCGCCGGTCGAAGAATTGCCCCCCAAGAGCGATGAGTACGAATCGGGCGCCGCGCAGGCGTTGCTCGACCTGGACGAGATCCTCGACGACATCGCCCGCGCGATGGATACCAAAGCTGCCCAGGCGAAATCGCAGGCAGGCCGCGTCACGCAAACGGGACCTGCTAAGAAGTTTTAGGTCTTTCTCGATTTCGAAACAGACGAAAGTTTACCTCTCGTCTGTTTGTTGGACGCGGCTTTGTGCCTTGGTCCCACGCTTACGCGTTCATTCTTATTCTGTCGCTTCGAGCCCAAGACTCGTCGCGCCGTACGGCGGCAACTGGCCAGGATCTCGGCCGAGGTTTCGGCGCTCTCGACCATTCGCGACAAAAGAAGCCCGCCAATTTCCAGCGCCACCAGGCCCCATAGTTCCTCGACCGGTAGCGCTCCGTTGGCCGGCAGATGGCGCCCCAGCTCGGCCCACAACTGTTGCAGGCCTGCCTCGCAAGACTGCTTTACCCTTGAGTCACCGCGGGCGATATCCGACGCCAGCGCCGCGAAGACGCATCCATTGGCCAACTCCTGGCAATGGGCGCTGCTGAGATAGCCGGCCGTGAAGCGTTCGGTCCAAGGGAACTGGTCATCCTCGGGAATCATCCGCATCGTGTCGAGCGATTGTTGGACGCCGTGTTCGACGGCTGCCTGCACCAGGTCCGATTTCGAGGGAAAGTGCCGATAGAATCCGCCGACCGTCTGCCCCAACTCCTCCATGATTTGCTTCAGGCCGGCCGCGCTGACCCCGTCGCGACGAAACGTCGTTACGGCGGCTTCGACCATGCGCCGTCGTGTTTCGTCTTTGTGTTCCGGACTATAACGAGCCATCGGCAGGTTCTCAGGGCGTTAGCAAGCTTTCACGTATTTCCCCGACCGCCGCCTCTTCGTCGGGTGCGACCGGCCGCACCCGCACGGGCACGTGCTTATGAAACGGAACCTTTGACAGCGGGTCGCAGTGGTCGCTGGCAGTCAAGAAATTGATCGCCGGACCGTTCCGTGATTCGTCGCCAGGGCCCCCTTCGTACATTCCGAAGCCATGCGGTAGTGAGACAAGTCCCGGGCGGACCTCGTCGGTGACTTCTACGCGTACGCAAACTGCGGACCGTGACGATTCGCACCACGCGCGACCGCCGTCCTCCAACTCCAATCGCGCGGCGTCTGTCGAGTGCACCTTCAGAGCGCCGTCTGGATCCTGTTTGCGCCATGACGCTTCGCGATAAATCGTGTTCGCGTTATAGCTCCGCCGCTCGCCCGCCTGCAGCACGAGCGGGAAATCTGCCGCACCCGGAGCCCGACAAGCGGAGTCGATCAGCGCCAGCGATCGCGCTTCAGCCAACAATTCGGGAATCGTTAACTGAATTCGTCCGTCGGGATGCTTTAGCAGAGACCACGTGTCCTCATATTCATGCATGCTGACGAGCGTGCCTGACGGGCTGTGTAGGATTTTTTGAAACAGCGCCTCGGCTAATCCGGCCCCCTGATCTTTGATGCCGGCCCGCTCGACACAAGCCTTGCCGTAACGGCGGACAAAATTCTGACACAGGCCCCAGACTAGCGCCGCTGCGGACGCACCATTGGGTAATGCCTTTCCTAGCGTCTCGTGTAGCACCAGCGGCAAATGAGCCCGCAGCTTTGGTCGCCGCTTGAGCGTCAGCGCCAGCGCCAGGGGAAACAACCGCAACCGTGGAAACATGCGATCAATCTTCGCGACTTTCCGCAGCCAGGGAAAACGATCGGGCAACGCACCCATGGCTACGGCCAAGCGACGATGGATCTCGGGCTCGGGCAAAGATTCTCCGGCCGGCGCCAACACCGGTCGCCGGAGATGAAAGTAATTCGCGGGGAACTCTAGGTTGAAGAACGTCGCCTCGTATTTCTCGAATTGCGTCGCCGCCGGCAGCACGTAATGCGCCAGCCGCGCCGTTTCGGTCAAGGCGACGTCGATTACGACCAGCAGCTCCAGCTTATTAAACGCCTTCCGATAGGCGCGCGTGTCAGCGCCGGTGATCAGCGGATTACCACTTTCCACGAACACGCTGCGAATACGCTGCGGATGATCGTTGTCGATCTCGAGCGGCAGCACATTCGGCGGATAGAGCCCGGCGATCTCCTGCGCGCCGGTGACTTTGGTCGTTCTTCCCCCTTCGCTCGGATCCTTGGAATGCCGGACGAGCGGCGCGACGGCAGAGTGAAACACATTCGTGCCAGGCTCGCCGAAATGGCCCGTAATCAGAAACAAGAGCTTGGCCAGATAAGTATTCAGCGTGCTATGCGTTGAATGCTCAAGCCCCAAGTCGGTGCGGATGCATGCCCGCTCAGCCTGCGCGTAATCGCGGGCCACGCTGCGCACGGCGTGCGGATCGAGCCCTGCCTCGCGGGCGTAATCGTCGACCGGGATCGCTTGCAGCACCGCCTCGACTTCGGCGAAGCCGACGGTTCTCGCGGCGATGAACTGCCGATCGACCAGTCTCTCTTGCACAATCGTCCCTAGCATCGCCAGCAGCAGGTGGGCATCGCCACCGGGTCGCACGGCCAGATGCACGTCGGCACGTTCCGCCGTCTCGGTGCGGCGCGGATCGACCACGACCAACTTTCGACGCGGGTCTTTGGCGATCTCCTGCAGCACGAGTCGCGCACGGGGGAAACCGTGCGACTGCCAGGGATTCGCGCCGATCACAAGCAAAAAATCGGCGTGCTCAACGTCTTCAGTCGGATGGCAGGCCTGATCGCCGAAAAGTTTCCCGTCGACCCAAAAGCCGCCCGTCTTTTCTTGCGCCAACGCCGTGTAGACGTAGCGCGTGCCGAGTGCGACCCGCAGCGAGGTGCTATGGGCCCCGCCGAGATGATTCCCTTGCCCGCCGCCGCCATAATACGCAAAAGCGTCGCCACCGTGTGCGGCGCGAATCGACTGGGCCTTGGCGGCAATTTCGGCAATGGCCGTCGCCCACGAGATTTCTTCGAAGGTCCCGTCCGCTGCGCGACGTAAGGGGCGCGTTATCCGACTGCGGCCGTTCTGATAGTAATCCAATCGCAACGCTTTCTGACAGGTATAACCCTGCGACATCGGATGTGCGCGATCTCCGCGAATCCGCAACAAATGGCCATCGACCGCAGCGACCTCGATGCCGCAGTTCAAGCTGCACAGAATGCAGGCCGTGTGGTGCGTGCCGCCGACATCCGCAGCATTTTTTGTAAGCCGGGACACGTCATCCTGGGAATTCGTTGCGTCATGGCCAGGCATATCGCACTCCTCAGCAGAAGACTTCGGGAGCGAATCGAATGGAAACGGACTCAGGCCGCAGGAACGAATTGGATTATAGATATAATCTCATCGGCCGCAAGAAAAACCGAAGTCGACGGAGGTGTTACGTGCGGCGCCCATTGACGATCGCAAGGCCATCGGCCGTGCCTCAACGCGACTGCAGTCGCCCAGCGAGCGCCGCAAAAATCGAATACATCGCATGGAAATACGTGCGCGCTTCATCCAGCGGCATCACCAGCGG from Pirellulales bacterium includes the following:
- a CDS encoding TetR/AcrR family transcriptional regulator, with amino-acid sequence MARYSPEHKDETRRRMVEAAVTTFRRDGVSAAGLKQIMEELGQTVGGFYRHFPSKSDLVQAAVEHGVQQSLDTMRMIPEDDQFPWTERFTAGYLSSAHCQELANGCVFAALASDIARGDSRVKQSCEAGLQQLWAELGRHLPANGALPVEELWGLVALEIGGLLLSRMVESAETSAEILASCRRTARRVLGSKRQNKNERVSVGPRHKAASNKQTRGKLSSVSKSRKT
- a CDS encoding molybdopterin-dependent oxidoreductase, which codes for MPGHDATNSQDDVSRLTKNAADVGGTHHTACILCSLNCGIEVAAVDGHLLRIRGDRAHPMSQGYTCQKALRLDYYQNGRSRITRPLRRAADGTFEEISWATAIAEIAAKAQSIRAAHGGDAFAYYGGGGQGNHLGGAHSTSLRVALGTRYVYTALAQEKTGGFWVDGKLFGDQACHPTEDVEHADFLLVIGANPWQSHGFPRARLVLQEIAKDPRRKLVVVDPRRTETAERADVHLAVRPGGDAHLLLAMLGTIVQERLVDRQFIAARTVGFAEVEAVLQAIPVDDYAREAGLDPHAVRSVARDYAQAERACIRTDLGLEHSTHSTLNTYLAKLLFLITGHFGEPGTNVFHSAVAPLVRHSKDPSEGGRTTKVTGAQEIAGLYPPNVLPLEIDNDHPQRIRSVFVESGNPLITGADTRAYRKAFNKLELLVVIDVALTETARLAHYVLPAATQFEKYEATFFNLEFPANYFHLRRPVLAPAGESLPEPEIHRRLAVAMGALPDRFPWLRKVAKIDRMFPRLRLFPLALALTLKRRPKLRAHLPLVLHETLGKALPNGASAAALVWGLCQNFVRRYGKACVERAGIKDQGAGLAEALFQKILHSPSGTLVSMHEYEDTWSLLKHPDGRIQLTIPELLAEARSLALIDSACRAPGAADFPLVLQAGERRSYNANTIYREASWRKQDPDGALKVHSTDAARLELEDGGRAWCESSRSAVCVRVEVTDEVRPGLVSLPHGFGMYEGGPGDESRNGPAINFLTASDHCDPLSKVPFHKHVPVRVRPVAPDEEAAVGEIRESLLTP